In one window of Scyliorhinus canicula chromosome 17, sScyCan1.1, whole genome shotgun sequence DNA:
- the asb12a gene encoding ankyrin repeat and SOCS box protein 12a, whose amino-acid sequence MELEITWPVKMSLVDITKIFSMFQPKDEDDNGERSQLNQAISKDDDKLLGELLSQERYTKFINSRSGWGVPGTPLRLAATRGHLKCLEVLLAHGAEVDSLDVKAQTPLFTAVSGRHLDCVQALLRAGANPNGSKYNNSSPILIAAREGEMEILKELLEHGAEVNVRSKMPDWASNPCACSGPLYLSLVYGHFDCFRLLLLHGANPDFNCTEERLLARIKTPKSALEMCFRYGCGTEYVQLLIDFGANIYLPDLSVDKNIKQKEVFKLLTRARAQPRCLMSLSRITIRKYLKQGSGLHSIDCLDIPPILKNYVNHQISVNR is encoded by the exons ATGGAGCTGGAGATTACGTGGCCTGTCAAAATGAGTCTCGTGGATATTACCAAGATATTTTCCATGTTCCAGCCAAAAGATGAAGATGACAATGGAGAAAGAAGTCAGTTGAACCAAGCAATATCTAAAGATGATGACAAGTTGTTAGGTGAACTCCTATCCCAGGagaggtacactaaatttattaatagCCGGAGTGGGTGGGGTGTTCCAGGAACCCCTCTACGTTTAGCAGCTACTCGGGGTCATTTGAAATGTCTGGAGGTCCTCCTAGcccatggtgctgaggtggataGTTTGGATGTGAAGGCACAAACCCCTTTGTTTACTGCTGTTAGTGGTAGGCATTTAGACTGTGTCCAAGCCTTGCTCAGGGCAGGGGCTAATCCCAATGGTAGTAAGTATAACAACAGTTCACCTATTTTGATTGCTGCCAGAGAAGGAGAGATGGAGATTTTAAAGGAACTTCTGGAGCATGGGGCCGAAGTCAATGTCCGTTCCAAGATGCCAGATTGGGCCTCCAATCCGTGTGCTTGCAGTggtcctctctatctctctttagtGTATGGACATTTTGACTGCTTTCGGCTTCTTCTCTTACATGGAGCCAACCCAGATTTTAACTGCACGGAGGAGAGACTACTGGCAAGAATTAAAACACCAAAGTCCGCCCTGGAGATGTGTTTCAGATATGGTTGTGGGACTGAATATGTCCAGCTCCTCATAGACTTCGGAGCAAATATCTATTTACCAGATCTCTCTGTGgataaaaatataaaacaaaaggaAGTGTTTAAACTTCTAACCAGAGCCAGAG CTCAACCAAGGTGCTTGATGTCACTGTCTAGGATAACCATTCGTAAATATCTCAAGCAAGGAAGTGGACTACATTCCATTGACTGTCTGGACATACCACCAATTCTGAAAAATTATGTGAACCACCAGATCTCAGTTAACCGTTGa